CGCGGTCCCTGCCGAGGTCGCGTTCCATCCGCTGCTGTGCGTCGTCGACCTGGCTCTCGTGCTTGTTGCCCGTCCTCTCGTTGACCTTCCGTTCCGCGGCGTCGGACATGTTGCCGGACTTGTCCTGCCCGTGGCGGTTCTTGAACCTGTCGAAGATGCCCATCCAGAGCTCCTTCCAGGGGCGACTCACCACCGACGATACGCCCGAGTTGCGAGGTATGCGCGCTTTGGTCCGTTGTGGTCTGGACCTCTTGGATGCCGCCGTGCGCCGGGCCGCTACCGTGTGCCCGACGGCGTACCAGGGAAAACCGCCTGTGCGGGGCGGAGCGGGCGACAAAGGGAGGGGCGCATCGTGATGCGTCTGAGGGGCGGGGCGGCGAGCGCCGCGGCGATGCTCGGCATGGTGCTGGCACTGGCGGGGTGCGAGAACGTCGACCTACCCGTGGACAGCGAGCCCACCGGCTCCGTCCCGGCCACGGGTTCCGGCCGCGCCGTGAGCCCCCTGGACAATCCCGACGGCACCAAGCCGGGGCTCGCGCCCCTCACCTCGGACGCCGACCGGGCCGAGGCGCGGGCCCTCATCGAGAAGGTGGCGACGAAGGGCCGCGGCCCGAAGACGGGCTACGACCGCGACGAGTTCGGCTACGCCTGGATGGACTCGGCCCCGGGCGGCATCCCGTTCGCCCGCAACGGCTGCGACACCCGCAACGACCTCCTCCAGCGCGACGGCGAGGACCTCCGCTTCCGCTCCGGCTCGGACTGCGTCGTGACCTCCATGACCCTGCGCGACCCGTACACGGGCCGGACGATCGACTGGGCCAAGTCCCGCGCCACGACCGTACAGATCGACCACGTCATGCCGTTGTCGTACGACTGGCAGATGGGCGCCTCCCGCTGGCCGAAGGGCAAACGCCAGGACATCGCCAACGACCCCCTCAACCTCATACCGGTCGACGGCCCCACCAACGGCTCCAAGGGCGACTCCGGCCCCGCGTCCTGGCTGCCCCCGAACAAGCGGATCCGCTGCTCGTACGCGGTGCGCTTCGCCCAGGTGTCGCTGAAGTACGAACTTCCCGTGACGGCTGCCGACAAGGAGATGATGTTGCGGCAGTGTGCCGGGTGATCCGGCGCGTGGGGAGAGCTGATCCGGCGGTGGCGGTGCCTGGCGGAGACGTGGCGCCCGGCGGCGGACCCGGTGCCTGCCGGTGGGTCAGAAAACGGCTATCCGGCGCGGCCGCCCGAGCCTACGGTGACCGGCATGGAGTGGAAGGTATCGAGCCTCGCCGAACGCCCCGAGATGCTTGAGCGGGTCGTCGACATGGCGGACACCTGGCCGGAGTTCGCGGTTCAGGACCTCGTGGGTGACGCCCACTACGGCCGGATCCCCCGCGAACTCCCGCAGTACGTGCTGTTCGCCGAGGACGAGCGGGGTGAGGTCGTCGCCCACGCCTACAGCGTGCCCTTCGCCCTCGCCGCCGAGGGCCGTGGCCGACTGCCCGCGCGAGGCTGGGACGAGGTGCTGGTGTGGGCCTTCGCCGACCTGCGCCGCGGCACCCCGCCCGACACGGTCAGCGCCATCTCCGTCGTCATCGCCCCGCACGCCCGGGGCAGCGGCCTGTCCGCCAGGATGCTCTCCGCGATGCGCGACAACGCCCGGGCCCACGGCTTCCGCGAGGTCGTCGCCCCGGTCCGCCCCAACGCCAAGCACCTCGAACCGCGCCCCCCCATCGAGGAGTACGCCCGTCGCGTACGCCCCGACGGCCTGCCCCACGACCCGTGGCTGCGCGTCCACGCCCGCGCCGGCGCCACCATCGACTCCATCGCCCCGGCCTCCATGACCGTCGCCGGCTCACTGGAGCAGTGGCGCCGCTGGACCGGCCTGCCCTTCGACACCGCGGGCGACGTCGAGGTGCCCGGCGCGCTGGTGCCGGTGCGGTGCGAGCCGGAGCGGGACCACGCGGTGTATGTCGAGCCCAACGTGTGGATGCGGCACCCGCTGTGAGCAGACCGCCGACTCGGCCCTGCCTCGCTGGGCCCCAGGACTGATGCGGTCAGGCGGGGGATGTACTCTACGGCCGCCCGTCCTTATCTCGTGCATATATGCGCACGCTCCCGAGAAGCAGAGGTAAACCGCCGTGAAGCACAACGTTGGTGCCGCGACTGCGGCTCGATCGGGGGCCGGCACCGTGCCCGGGCTGCTCCCCAGGACGGCACTGGCGGCCGTACCGGTGCTGACGCTGGGGATGCTGGCGGCGGTGCCGTCGCTGGTGTTGGCCGTCCGGCGGGGTACGCGCGCCGACTGGCTGGCGGCGGTGGTCTTCACCGCGGTCAACGTGGCGTGGGTGGCCCAGGCGCTGCTCACCCCGGTGGAGACCCATGGCCTGCAGTACGCCGCCGATGTGCTGCTGCTGTTCGTCGCCACGGTCGGTGCCACCCTGCACTGCCTGCTGCGCAGATCGTCCGAGAGCCGGCCGCGATGAAACTCCGGCGTACCTGGCGCGGGAACAAACGCGACAGCAAGAAGGGGCCGGCCGGCAAGCCCGCGCGCAAGGCCGCCGTCGCCCGTGTGATGGCCGCGACGGCGGGTGCGCTGCGGGGCCGCAGGGGCTGGGCCGCGGGCGGTGCGGCTGTCGTCGTCGTGCTCGGGGTGCTGGGCGCGTGGTTTCTCACCGGCGGGCAGGACGGGCCCCCTGATCCGCGTGCGCGCCAGTACACGGAGGTTGACGCGTGCCTGCTGACGGGAGAGAAGGGCATCGCGCCGGGCACGCCTGCCGCTTCCGTGTGGGAGGGGATGCGGAAGGCGTCCCTGGAGACCCGGGCCCGGGTCAACTACGTGCCGGTCACGGGGCCGCAGTCGGTGGACAACGTCCGGCCGTTCTTCAACAGTCTGATCCAGCGTCAGTGCGAAGTCGTCCTGGCGGTCGGCACCTCGCAGGTTCAGGTCACGCGGGCCGCCGCCGGGAAGAACCCCGATGTGCGCTTCGTCGTGGTGGACGGCACGTCGGGCACGAAGGCGGTCCACGCCGGAAACGTCACCGTCGCGAAGCCTGGCGGAAGCGTCAAGGAGACGGTGGCGGAATCGATCCGGCAGGCTGTGCGGATGGCCGAAAGGTGACGTACAGGCAGATGGTGGGGTCCGACCGATAAAGATCAGCTAACGGCGTCGACTTTATGTGGCACTTATGTGACCCCAAAGTGCAAGCTTTCGAAGCTTTGTAAGCTTCTCAAGTAAAGGCTTGCCCATGCGCGTTCGCTGGGTCCACGGCCCTCGCTTGTTCCCGCCGGGTCGTGCCGGCAGGCGCAGAGCGAGGGCTACGGCACTTTCTGTCCTTGTCTCGTTCTCGTTCATGCTCACCACCGAGACGGCGGCGGCCGCCGGGGCCACGCTGCCGGCGGTGAAAATGCCCGAGCTGTCGCTGTCCGGTCTGTGGGAATGGGCCTCCGAGTCCCCCTCGGCGGACACCCCGGACCAGGAGGGCGGCACCGCTCGCGGCAAGAGCCACCGCGCCTCGACCGCGGCCACCAGCGCCGACCGCGGTGTCGGTCGTAAGCCCGGCAAGGGCAAGGGGCAGCTCGATGCGTACGAGCGCCCCGTCGACGGGACCGAGAAGGCCACGACCGGCGCGGCCCCGGGCGGCGGGAAGAGCTTCGACGCCGACACCAGCAAGCGCGACGCCAAGAAGTCCACGGCCACGTCGGACTACTACGTCAACGCGGACGGCTCCACCACGATCCGCCACTACAACGGCCGCGCCAACTTCAAGGCGGCCGACGGCACCTGGAAGCCCATCGACACCAGCCTGGTCGAGGACAAGGGCGGCCGGTTCGAGCAGAAGGCCAACTCCCTCGACGTCGCGTTCGCCGCGAACGCCGCCGACGAGCAGCTGGCCTCCGTCGACTTCGGAGCCGGCCGGACCCTGTCGTACGCGCTGCGCGGCGCGCGCGAGGCCACGGCGGCCGAGGCCGAGGACGGCACCCTCGTCTACGCCGACGTGCTGCCGGAGACGGACGTGCAACTCGTCCCGATCGCCGACGGCTTCAAGGAGAACCTCGTCCTGCACTCGCCGGACGCGGCCGGCTCCTGGGTCTTCCCGCTGGAGGCGAAGGGCCTGACGCCGCGCGTCGCCAAGG
Above is a window of Streptomyces sp. DT2A-34 DNA encoding:
- a CDS encoding Rv0909 family putative TA system antitoxin; this translates as MGIFDRFKNRHGQDKSGNMSDAAERKVNERTGNKHESQVDDAQQRMERDLGRDRDLGRDRDRPDQP
- a CDS encoding HNH endonuclease family protein — translated: MRLRGGAASAAAMLGMVLALAGCENVDLPVDSEPTGSVPATGSGRAVSPLDNPDGTKPGLAPLTSDADRAEARALIEKVATKGRGPKTGYDRDEFGYAWMDSAPGGIPFARNGCDTRNDLLQRDGEDLRFRSGSDCVVTSMTLRDPYTGRTIDWAKSRATTVQIDHVMPLSYDWQMGASRWPKGKRQDIANDPLNLIPVDGPTNGSKGDSGPASWLPPNKRIRCSYAVRFAQVSLKYELPVTAADKEMMLRQCAG
- a CDS encoding GNAT family N-acetyltransferase, whose translation is MEWKVSSLAERPEMLERVVDMADTWPEFAVQDLVGDAHYGRIPRELPQYVLFAEDERGEVVAHAYSVPFALAAEGRGRLPARGWDEVLVWAFADLRRGTPPDTVSAISVVIAPHARGSGLSARMLSAMRDNARAHGFREVVAPVRPNAKHLEPRPPIEEYARRVRPDGLPHDPWLRVHARAGATIDSIAPASMTVAGSLEQWRRWTGLPFDTAGDVEVPGALVPVRCEPERDHAVYVEPNVWMRHPL
- a CDS encoding BMP family ABC transporter substrate-binding protein, translated to MKLRRTWRGNKRDSKKGPAGKPARKAAVARVMAATAGALRGRRGWAAGGAAVVVVLGVLGAWFLTGGQDGPPDPRARQYTEVDACLLTGEKGIAPGTPAASVWEGMRKASLETRARVNYVPVTGPQSVDNVRPFFNSLIQRQCEVVLAVGTSQVQVTRAAAGKNPDVRFVVVDGTSGTKAVHAGNVTVAKPGGSVKETVAESIRQAVRMAER